The Maledivibacter sp. DNA window ACTTGGCACAATTGCATATGCGAATATCATCCTTAATTTAATTACTTAAGATATAAGCATATTTGGTGGTATAGCTTTGAAGATTTTTAAACTACATGTAGTAGATGGTTTTTATAGAAAGTAATTATGCAATTTGCTCACTTAACTGAACAGTTAAATATCAATTCTTCTTTTACAATTTCTATAGCAATATCTCTTGCTTATATTTTTAATCTTACATTTTCCATTATAAATATATCCTACTCTGTAGACTCTCTACCTCTTCCGCTGTCATCTTATGTAACTCCAGCTTTTTATCCCAGCTATTTGATATATCATTGGTATGCAGGACGTTATCAGGGCAATTTGCAATACATCTAAAACAAGCAATACAACTATCATTAGCTATACCCGTTTTAGCATCCATAGCATTCACTGGACATAGCTTTTCACAAATACCACACATACAGCAGTCCGTGGAATCCCTTGTTGGGAGCTGTGAAATCAAGCCAAATCTATATTTTTCCGCTTGATCAAATTGACTTTCATCATACATTGGCTTTTTGAATTCTCCAACCTCCTTTGAATCGTTGCCGGAAAATCTTGTAACCGTCCTGGCCACATAGTCCTGTGCAACTTCAAAATCCGATTCATTGGGACGATCCACAACAGCCTTCCACCCACTACGATTAAAGGTATGGGCTCCTAAAAATTCTGCCGTTGATACAAGCTTGAAATTTTGTTTTTCCAACAATTTCTTTATGAAATAATGGGCTGGATCCTTTCCAAAACCTCCATAGGTAAAGAAAACTGAAGATTTTTTCCCTTTACCATCAAGAGTCGCCAACCACTCCCTACATACCCGTGGAGCCCTCATAGAATAAATAGGAAATCCAAAGATAACGGCATCATATTCATCAACAGAAAGTTTTTCTACCCTACTAGAATAGGAAGTAATATCCCTTATAGTGACTAAAATGCCACAATCCTCTAATTTATTCTTAATCACATCTGCTAGCTTTTTTGTATTCCCCGTAGCAGAAAAAAACGCCATTAAAATGTTCATATTTTTTGCATTTTCATTGGAATTAATCATTTTTACTTCCATCCCCTATTCTCATATCCACAAAATTTTCTAATTCCTTAAAAATTTTTACTAAAAAATCTATTTCATTCTGGGAAGCCCCTTCAATTTTTTTGTGTAAATTCTTGTAAAATTTGCTCCCTATTTTTTTCTGATTTTCGTAGGCTATGAAACCCAATTCATTTAACTTTACGCAAACCTCCTTTCTGTTACCTTCTTTTTTATACTTATGAATTAGGTTTTTATTTTCTAAGCGATTTATAATCTGAGAAGTTGCTCCCCTTGTAACCCCCATTTTTTTTGATAAATTCATACAATTTATACCGGGATTTAATCCTATTGCAGCTATTGTATGAATCTCCGAGGGATATAACAAAAAACCTACGCCATAGTCCTTCGGAATCTTTTGATTTAATATATGCTTATTAATAATTCTTGTATATGTTTCCATAAAACCCATCTTATTTTCCATATGAATATTGTATAGCTATTAAACAAAATTGTCAATATTGTTTAATAGCTATACAATATCCTGGATAATAAACAATAATTGACGAAAAAATAGTTTTGTACTATAATGATAACTAAGTTAGCTAACAAGTATATTGAGGTGTTAAAAATGGGAACAAACTATAAGCAAACGCATATAGACATTTTAAATAGTGCTAAGGAAAACTTTCTAAAGAATGGTTTTGAACGCTCTAATCTTAGAAAAATCTGTAAAGATGCACATATAACAACGGGGGCTTTTTACCGTCATTTTTCAGATAAAGAAGCCGTCTTTATAGCACTGG harbors:
- a CDS encoding EFR1 family ferrodoxin (N-terminal region resembles flavodoxins. C-terminal ferrodoxin region binds two 4Fe-4S clusters.), which produces MEVKMINSNENAKNMNILMAFFSATGNTKKLADVIKNKLEDCGILVTIRDITSYSSRVEKLSVDEYDAVIFGFPIYSMRAPRVCREWLATLDGKGKKSSVFFTYGGFGKDPAHYFIKKLLEKQNFKLVSTAEFLGAHTFNRSGWKAVVDRPNESDFEVAQDYVARTVTRFSGNDSKEVGEFKKPMYDESQFDQAEKYRFGLISQLPTRDSTDCCMCGICEKLCPVNAMDAKTGIANDSCIACFRCIANCPDNVLHTNDISNSWDKKLELHKMTAEEVESLQSRIYL
- a CDS encoding MarR family transcriptional regulator, yielding METYTRIINKHILNQKIPKDYGVGFLLYPSEIHTIAAIGLNPGINCMNLSKKMGVTRGATSQIINRLENKNLIHKYKKEGNRKEVCVKLNELGFIAYENQKKIGSKFYKNLHKKIEGASQNEIDFLVKIFKELENFVDMRIGDGSKND